A region of Bacillus cabrialesii DNA encodes the following proteins:
- a CDS encoding C40 family peptidase, with the protein MNTLANWKKFLLVAVIISFLGSIITKAEVAEADMSSELIISEAKKLLGYQYKYGGETPKEGFDPSGLIQYVFSKADIHLPRSVNDQYKIGTAVKPENLKPGDILFFKKEGSTGTAPTHVALYIGDGQIIHSTLSKGVIITNYKKSSYWSGSYIGARRIAADPATADVPVVQEAEKYIGIPYVFGGSTPSEGFDCSGLVQYVFQQALGIYLPRSAEQQWAVGEKVAPQNIKPGDVVYFSNTYKKGISHAGIYAGGGRFIQASRSEKVTISYLSEDYWKSKMTGIRRFDNMKIPKENPIVSEATLYIGEVPYKKGGVSPETGFDTAGFVQYVYKKAAGISLPRYATSQYKAGTKVEKADLKPGDIVFFQSTSLNPAIYIGNGQVVHVTLSNGVTITNMNTSTYWKDKYAGSIRVQ; encoded by the coding sequence GTGAACACCCTGGCAAACTGGAAGAAGTTTTTGCTTGTGGCGGTTATCATTAGTTTTTTGGGCTCAATTATCACAAAAGCGGAGGTTGCGGAGGCTGATATGTCATCTGAACTGATCATCAGCGAAGCAAAAAAACTGCTTGGGTATCAGTATAAATACGGCGGTGAAACACCGAAAGAGGGATTCGATCCTTCGGGATTGATTCAATATGTTTTCAGTAAGGCCGATATTCATCTGCCGAGATCTGTGAACGATCAGTATAAAATCGGAACGGCTGTAAAACCGGAAAACCTGAAGCCAGGCGATATTTTATTTTTCAAAAAAGAGGGAAGCACCGGGACTGCTCCTACACACGTCGCTCTTTACATCGGAGACGGCCAAATAATTCACAGTACGTTATCAAAAGGAGTTATCATCACCAATTACAAAAAAAGCAGCTATTGGAGCGGATCTTATATCGGGGCGAGACGAATCGCAGCCGATCCGGCCACGGCTGATGTTCCTGTCGTTCAGGAGGCCGAAAAATATATCGGCATTCCATATGTGTTTGGCGGAAGCACACCGTCAGAAGGCTTTGATTGCTCAGGGCTCGTGCAGTATGTGTTTCAACAGGCACTCGGCATTTATCTGCCGCGATCAGCCGAACAACAGTGGGCAGTGGGCGAGAAGGTGGCGCCTCAAAACATAAAGCCTGGCGATGTCGTCTATTTCAGCAATACGTATAAAAAAGGAATTTCACATGCAGGCATTTATGCTGGCGGAGGCAGATTTATTCAGGCAAGCCGGTCAGAAAAAGTAACCATTTCCTACTTGTCAGAGGATTACTGGAAGTCAAAGATGACAGGCATACGCCGATTTGACAACATGAAAATTCCAAAAGAAAATCCGATTGTATCTGAAGCTACGCTTTATATCGGAGAAGTACCTTATAAAAAAGGCGGAGTGTCTCCGGAGACTGGGTTTGATACAGCAGGTTTTGTCCAGTATGTATACAAGAAAGCAGCGGGTATTTCCCTGCCTCGGTACGCAACAAGCCAGTACAAAGCGGGAACGAAAGTTGAGAAGGCTGACCTGAAACCGGGAGATATTGTGTTCTTCCAATCAACAAGCCTAAATCCGGCCATTTATATCGGAAACGGACAAGTTGTTCATGTCACATTGTCAAACGGCGTGACCATCACCAATATGAACACGAGCACGTATTGGAAGGATA
- the edmS gene encoding extrachromosomal elements maintenance protein EdmS, with translation MKFVKASWPFVAVAIVFMFMSAFKFNDQLTDQEKQKIDTEMHKIQQQEESANANK, from the coding sequence ATGAAATTTGTGAAAGCCAGCTGGCCATTTGTTGCCGTAGCCATTGTGTTCATGTTTATGTCAGCTTTTAAATTCAACGATCAGCTGACAGATCAGGAAAAGCAGAAGATTGACACGGAAATGCATAAAATCCAACAGCAGGAAGAATCGGCAAACGCCAATAAATAA
- the pgsA gene encoding capsular polyglutamate synthetase PgsA, producing the protein MKKELSFHEKLLKLTKQQKKKTNKHVFIAIPIVFVLMFAFMWAGKAETPKVKTYSDDVLSASFVGDIMMGRYVEKVTDQKGIDSIFQYVEPIFRASDYVAGNFENPVTYKKNYKQADKEIHLQTNEESVKVLKDMNFTVLNSANNHAMDYGAQGMKDTLGEFAKQNLDIVGAGYSLSDAKKNISYQEVNGVTIATLGFTDVSGKGFAAKKNTPGVLPADPEIFIPMISEAKKHADVVVVQSHWGQEYDNDPNDRQRQLARAMSDAGADIIVGHHPHVLEPIEVYNGTVIFYSLGNFVFDQGWTRTRDSALVQYHLKKNGTGHFEVTPIDIHEATPAPVKKGSIKQKTIIRELTKDSNFAWKVEDGKLTFDVDHSDKLKSK; encoded by the coding sequence ATGAAAAAAGAACTGAGCTTTCATGAAAAGCTGCTGAAGCTGACAAAACAGCAAAAAAAGAAAACCAATAAGCACGTATTTATTGCCATTCCAATCGTTTTTGTCCTCATGTTCGCTTTTATGTGGGCGGGAAAAGCAGAAACGCCAAAAGTCAAAACGTATTCTGACGACGTTCTCTCAGCCTCATTTGTCGGCGATATTATGATGGGCCGCTATGTTGAAAAAGTAACGGATCAAAAAGGGATAGATAGTATTTTTCAATATGTTGAACCGATCTTCAGAGCCTCGGATTATGTAGCAGGAAACTTTGAAAACCCGGTAACCTATAAAAAGAATTATAAACAAGCAGATAAAGAGATTCATCTGCAGACGAATGAGGAATCAGTGAAAGTCTTGAAGGATATGAATTTCACGGTTCTCAACAGCGCAAACAACCACGCAATGGACTACGGCGCTCAGGGCATGAAGGATACACTTGGAGAATTTGCGAAGCAAAACCTTGATATCGTTGGAGCGGGATACAGCTTAAGTGATGCGAAAAAGAATATTTCGTACCAGGAAGTCAATGGGGTAACGATCGCGACGCTTGGCTTTACCGATGTGTCCGGAAAAGGTTTCGCGGCTAAAAAGAATACGCCGGGCGTGCTGCCGGCAGATCCTGAAATCTTCATCCCAATGATTTCAGAAGCGAAAAAACATGCGGACGTCGTCGTTGTGCAGTCACACTGGGGGCAAGAGTATGACAATGATCCAAACGACCGTCAGCGCCAGCTTGCAAGAGCCATGTCTGATGCGGGAGCAGATATTATTGTCGGCCACCATCCGCACGTCTTAGAACCGATTGAAGTATATAACGGAACCGTCATTTTCTACAGCCTCGGCAACTTTGTCTTTGACCAAGGCTGGACAAGAACGAGAGACAGTGCACTTGTTCAGTATCACCTGAAGAAAAACGGAACAGGCCACTTTGAAGTGACGCCGATTGACATCCATGAAGCGACGCCTGCACCGGTGAAAAAAGGAAGTATCAAACAGAAAACGATTATTCGCGAACTGACGAAAGACTCTAATTTCGCATGGAAAGTAGAGGACGGAAAACTGACATTTGATGTTGATCATAGCGACAAACTAAAATCTAAATAA
- the pgsC gene encoding poly-gamma-glutamate biosynthesis protein PgsC, with amino-acid sequence MFGSDLYIALILGVLLSLIFAEKTGIVPAGLVVPGYLGLVFNQPVFILLVLLVSLLTYVIVKYGLSKFMILYGRRKFAAMLITGIVLKIAFDFLYPIVPFEIAEFRGIGIIVPGLIANTIQKQGLTITFGSTLLLSGATFAIMFVYYLI; translated from the coding sequence ATGTTCGGATCAGATTTATACATCGCACTAATTTTAGGTGTACTACTCAGTTTGATTTTTGCAGAAAAAACAGGGATCGTGCCGGCAGGATTGGTTGTTCCGGGATATTTAGGACTTGTGTTTAATCAGCCGGTCTTTATTTTGCTGGTATTGCTGGTGAGCCTGCTCACTTATGTCATTGTGAAATACGGTTTATCCAAATTTATGATTTTGTACGGACGCAGAAAATTCGCTGCCATGCTGATAACAGGGATCGTCCTGAAAATCGCGTTTGATTTTCTATACCCGATTGTACCATTTGAAATCGCGGAATTTCGAGGAATCGGCATCATCGTGCCAGGTTTAATTGCCAATACCATTCAGAAACAAGGTTTAACGATTACGTTCGGAAGCACGCTGCTATTGAGCGGAGCGACCTTTGCTATCATGTTTGTTTACTACTTAATTTAA
- the pgsB gene encoding poly-gamma-glutamate synthase PgsB gives MWLLIIACAVILVIGILEKRRHQKNIDALPVRVNINGIRGKSTVTRLTTGILIEAGYKTVGKTTGTDARMIYWDTPEEKPIKRKPQGPNIGEQKEVMRETVERGANAIVSECMAVNPDYQIIFQEELLQANIGVIVNVLEDHMDVMGPTLDEIAEAFTATIPYNGHLVITDSEYTEFFKQKAKERNTKVIIADNSKITDEYLRKFEYMVFPDNASLALGVAQALGIDEETAFKGMLNAPPDPGAMRILPLISPSEPGHFVNGFAANDASSTLNIWKRVKEIGYPTDDPIIIMNCRADRVDRTQQFANDVLPYIEASELILIGETTEPIVKAYEEGKIPADKLHDLEYKSTEEIMELLKKRMHNRVIYGVGNIHGAAEPLIEKIHEYKVKQLVS, from the coding sequence ATGTGGTTACTCATTATAGCCTGTGCTGTCATACTGGTCATCGGAATATTAGAAAAACGACGACATCAGAAAAACATTGATGCCCTCCCTGTTCGAGTGAATATTAATGGCATCCGAGGAAAGTCGACTGTGACAAGGCTTACAACCGGAATATTAATAGAGGCCGGTTACAAAACTGTTGGAAAAACAACAGGAACGGATGCGAGAATGATTTACTGGGACACACCGGAGGAAAAACCGATTAAACGGAAACCACAAGGGCCGAATATCGGTGAACAAAAAGAAGTCATGAGAGAAACAGTAGAAAGAGGGGCTAACGCGATTGTCAGTGAATGCATGGCTGTTAACCCGGATTATCAAATCATCTTTCAGGAAGAACTTCTGCAAGCCAATATCGGCGTTATTGTTAACGTTTTAGAAGATCATATGGATGTCATGGGGCCGACGCTTGATGAAATTGCAGAAGCGTTTACCGCTACAATTCCTTATAACGGCCATCTTGTCATTACAGATAGTGAATATACCGAGTTCTTTAAACAAAAAGCGAAAGAACGAAACACAAAAGTCATCATTGCTGATAACTCAAAAATTACAGATGAATATCTGCGTAAATTTGAATACATGGTATTCCCTGATAACGCTTCTTTGGCACTGGGTGTGGCTCAAGCACTCGGCATTGACGAAGAAACAGCGTTTAAAGGAATGCTGAATGCGCCGCCAGATCCGGGAGCAATGAGAATTCTTCCGCTGATCAGTCCGAGCGAGCCTGGGCACTTTGTTAATGGGTTTGCCGCAAACGACGCTTCTTCTACTTTGAATATATGGAAACGTGTAAAAGAAATCGGTTACCCGACCGATGATCCGATCATCATCATGAACTGCCGCGCAGACCGTGTCGATCGGACACAGCAATTCGCAAACGACGTATTGCCTTATATTGAAGCAAGTGAACTGATCTTAATCGGTGAAACAACAGAACCAATCGTAAAAGCCTATGAAGAAGGCAAAATTCCTGCAGACAAACTGCATGATCTAGAGTACAAGTCAACAGAAGAAATTATGGAATTGCTAAAGAAAAGAATGCACAACCGTGTCATATATGGCGTCGGCAATATTCATGGTGCCGCAGAGCCTTTAATTGAAAAAATCCACGAATACAAGGTTAAGCAGCTCGTAAGCTAG
- a CDS encoding LacI family DNA-binding transcriptional regulator: MATIKDVAGAAGVSVATVSRVLNDNGYVHEETRTRVIAAMEKLNYYPNEVARSLYKRESRLIGLLLPDITNPFFPQLARGAEDELNREGYRLIFGNSDEELTKEREYLQTFKQNHVAGIIAATNYPDLEEYSGINHPVVFLDRTHEGAPSVSSDGYTGGKLAAEAIIHGKSRRITLLRGPVHLPTAQDRFNGALEVLKQAEVEFQVIETASFSFKDAQSMAKELFATYPETDGVIASNDIQAAAVLHEALRRGKNVPEDIQMIGYDDIPQSELLFPPLSTIKQPAYDMGKEAAKLLLRIIKKQPLTETAIQMPVTYIRRKTTRKEDHDA; encoded by the coding sequence TTGGCTACAATTAAAGATGTCGCCGGAGCGGCGGGCGTTTCAGTTGCGACGGTTTCCCGCGTGCTGAATGACAACGGCTATGTACATGAAGAAACGCGTACGCGTGTCATAGCGGCGATGGAGAAGCTGAACTATTACCCGAATGAAGTCGCCAGATCTCTTTATAAAAGAGAATCCCGGCTGATCGGGCTTTTGCTCCCGGATATCACAAACCCTTTCTTCCCCCAGCTTGCCCGCGGCGCGGAGGATGAATTGAACCGGGAAGGCTATCGCCTTATTTTCGGAAACAGTGACGAGGAATTGACAAAAGAACGTGAATACCTTCAAACCTTTAAGCAAAATCATGTCGCAGGCATTATTGCCGCCACGAATTACCCGGACCTTGAGGAATACAGCGGCATAAATCACCCAGTCGTTTTTCTGGACAGAACACATGAAGGAGCCCCTTCTGTATCCAGTGACGGCTATACAGGAGGAAAATTAGCCGCCGAAGCCATTATTCACGGAAAAAGCCGGCGCATTACGCTCTTGAGAGGACCCGTTCACCTGCCGACCGCTCAAGACCGCTTTAATGGCGCTTTGGAGGTCTTAAAGCAGGCTGAAGTTGAATTTCAGGTCATCGAGACGGCTTCATTTTCTTTCAAGGATGCGCAATCGATGGCGAAGGAGCTGTTCGCCACATATCCTGAGACAGACGGTGTGATAGCGAGTAATGATATTCAAGCCGCAGCAGTTTTACATGAAGCATTACGGCGCGGAAAAAACGTGCCGGAGGATATTCAAATGATCGGCTATGACGACATTCCGCAAAGCGAGCTGCTGTTTCCTCCCCTGTCTACAATTAAACAGCCCGCATATGATATGGGCAAAGAAGCGGCCAAACTGCTTTTGCGTATTATCAAAAAACAGCCGCTCACAGAAACCGCGATTCAAATGCCCGTCACCTATATAAGAAGAAAGACGACAAGAAAGGAAGATCATGATGCGTAA
- the rbsK gene encoding ribokinase has product MRNICVIGSCSMDLVVTSDKRPKAGETVLGTSFQTVPGGKGANQAVAAARLGARVFMVGKVGDDHYGTAILNNLKANGVRTDYMEPVTHKESGTAHIVLAEGDNSIVVVKGANDEIIPSYAIDALEQIEKVDMVLIQQEIPEETVDEVCRYCHSHDIPVMLNPAPARPLKQETIDHATYLTPNEHEASILFPGLTVSEALALYPAKLFITEGKQGVRYSAGSKERLIPSFPVEPVDTTGAGDTFNAAFAVALAEGIDIEAALRFANRAASLSVCSFGAQGGMPTRKEVEELLS; this is encoded by the coding sequence ATGCGTAATATTTGTGTGATTGGAAGCTGTTCAATGGATTTAGTGGTCACCTCGGACAAACGCCCAAAAGCCGGGGAAACGGTACTTGGCACGTCATTTCAGACTGTGCCGGGTGGTAAAGGAGCAAATCAGGCCGTTGCTGCTGCGAGACTTGGCGCCCGCGTGTTTATGGTCGGCAAGGTCGGTGATGATCATTATGGAACAGCTATTTTGAATAATTTAAAAGCAAACGGTGTTCGCACCGACTATATGGAACCGGTTACACATAAAGAAAGCGGTACCGCCCACATTGTGCTTGCTGAAGGTGATAACAGCATTGTCGTCGTCAAAGGTGCGAACGATGAGATCATTCCATCGTATGCGATAGACGCGCTTGAACAGATTGAAAAGGTTGATATGGTCCTGATTCAGCAGGAAATCCCGGAGGAAACGGTTGATGAGGTATGCAGATACTGCCATTCTCACGATATCCCGGTCATGCTCAACCCGGCACCTGCCCGCCCGCTAAAACAGGAAACAATAGATCACGCCACCTATCTCACTCCGAATGAACACGAGGCGTCGATTTTATTCCCCGGACTTACCGTTTCAGAAGCGTTGGCGCTTTATCCGGCGAAGCTCTTTATTACGGAAGGAAAACAAGGCGTCCGCTATTCAGCCGGAAGCAAAGAACGGCTCATCCCGTCCTTCCCTGTTGAACCTGTTGATACAACCGGAGCGGGAGATACATTTAACGCAGCATTCGCCGTTGCTCTTGCTGAGGGAATAGACATTGAAGCCGCATTACGGTTTGCCAACCGGGCCGCTTCCCTTTCTGTCTGTTCCTTCGGCGCCCAGGGCGGAATGCCGACAAGAAAAGAAGTGGAGGAGCTGCTGTCATGA
- the rbsD gene encoding D-ribose pyranase translates to MKKHGILNSHLAKLLADLGHTDKIVIADAGLPIPYGVLKIDLSLKPGLPAFQDTAAVLADEMVVEKVIAATEIKTSNQENARFLEKLFSEQEIEYLSHAEFKQLTKEAKAIIRTGEFTPYANCILQAGVLF, encoded by the coding sequence ATGAAAAAACACGGTATACTGAACAGCCATCTTGCCAAGCTGTTAGCCGACCTTGGCCACACGGATAAAATTGTCATCGCGGATGCGGGGCTGCCTATTCCTTACGGCGTTTTAAAAATTGATCTTTCATTGAAGCCGGGTCTCCCGGCTTTCCAGGATACAGCCGCAGTGCTCGCTGACGAGATGGTCGTCGAAAAAGTCATTGCTGCAACTGAAATAAAAACCTCAAATCAGGAGAATGCCAGATTTCTAGAGAAGCTTTTTTCTGAACAAGAGATTGAATACCTTTCCCACGCAGAATTTAAGCAACTGACAAAAGAAGCAAAGGCCATCATTAGAACAGGTGAATTCACACCATATGCCAACTGCATCCTGCAGGCGGGTGTGCTTTTCTAG
- the rbsA gene encoding ribose ABC transporter ATP-binding protein RbsA, producing the protein MQIEMKDIHKAFGKNQVLSGVSFQLVPGEVHALMGENGAGKSTLMNILTGLHKSDKGQIIINGTETYFSNPKEAEQHGIAFIHQELNIWPEMTVLENLFIGKEISSKLGVLQTRKMKALAKEQFDKLSVSLSLDQEAGECSVGQQQMIEIAKALMTNAEVIIMDEPTAALTEREISKLFEVITALKKNGVSIVYISHRMEEIFAICDRITIMRDGKTVDTTNIPDTGFDEVVKKMVGRELTERYPKRAPSFGEKMFEVKNASVKGRFEDVSFYVRSGEIVGVSGLMGAGRTEIMRALFGVDRLDSGEIWIAGKKTVIKNPQDAVKKGLGFITENRKDEGLLLDTSIRENIALPNLSSFSPKGLIDHKREAEFVDLLIKRLTIKTASSETHARHLSGGNQQKVVIAKWIGIGPKVLILDEPTRGVDVGAKREIYSLMNELTERGVAIIMVSSELPEILGMSDRVIVVHEGRISGEIQAQKATQERIMTLATGGR; encoded by the coding sequence ATGCAGATTGAAATGAAAGACATTCACAAAGCATTCGGAAAAAACCAAGTGCTGTCAGGCGTTTCCTTTCAGCTCGTGCCTGGCGAGGTTCACGCATTAATGGGAGAAAACGGCGCCGGCAAGTCCACGCTTATGAACATTCTGACAGGCCTGCATAAATCGGATAAAGGGCAAATCATCATAAACGGAACCGAAACGTATTTTTCCAATCCGAAAGAAGCGGAACAGCATGGCATCGCTTTTATCCATCAGGAATTGAATATCTGGCCGGAAATGACCGTTCTTGAGAATCTATTTATCGGAAAAGAGATATCATCCAAGCTGGGCGTTTTACAAACGAGAAAAATGAAAGCGCTAGCAAAAGAGCAATTTGATAAACTGTCTGTCTCTCTTTCTCTTGATCAAGAAGCTGGCGAGTGTTCCGTCGGACAGCAGCAAATGATCGAAATCGCAAAAGCGCTCATGACAAATGCCGAGGTAATCATTATGGATGAGCCGACAGCTGCGTTGACAGAACGGGAAATCAGCAAGCTCTTTGAGGTCATTACAGCGTTAAAAAAGAACGGTGTGTCCATTGTATACATTTCACATCGCATGGAAGAAATTTTTGCGATTTGCGACAGAATCACCATCATGCGTGACGGAAAAACCGTAGACACAACAAACATTCCAGACACCGGTTTTGATGAAGTCGTCAAAAAAATGGTCGGACGCGAGCTGACTGAACGATATCCGAAGCGCGCTCCTTCTTTCGGTGAAAAAATGTTCGAGGTGAAAAACGCCTCCGTCAAAGGACGTTTTGAAGATGTCAGCTTTTATGTTCGTTCCGGTGAAATCGTCGGTGTTTCCGGCTTGATGGGAGCCGGCCGGACAGAAATCATGAGAGCGCTGTTCGGTGTTGACAGGCTGGACTCGGGTGAGATATGGATCGCGGGAAAAAAGACAGTCATTAAGAACCCGCAGGATGCGGTAAAAAAAGGGCTCGGCTTTATCACAGAGAATCGCAAGGATGAAGGGCTGCTGCTCGACACCTCGATTCGCGAGAATATTGCGCTGCCCAACCTGTCCAGTTTTTCTCCAAAGGGTCTCATTGACCACAAGCGGGAAGCTGAATTTGTTGACCTTTTAATCAAACGCCTGACCATCAAAACAGCCTCATCGGAAACGCACGCACGCCATTTATCAGGAGGAAACCAGCAAAAAGTGGTGATTGCCAAGTGGATCGGCATCGGACCGAAAGTGCTTATCTTGGATGAGCCGACCAGAGGCGTGGATGTAGGCGCGAAACGGGAGATTTATTCGCTGATGAATGAGCTGACTGAGCGAGGCGTCGCCATCATTATGGTGTCATCAGAGCTGCCGGAAATTCTCGGAATGAGCGATCGCGTTATCGTCGTCCATGAAGGCAGAATCAGCGGAGAAATTCAAGCTCAGAAAGCAACACAAGAACGAATTATGACACTTGCCACGGGAGGGCGGTAA
- the rbsC gene encoding ribose ABC transporter permease RbsC, producing the protein MKTEHQPEQKRIHFDGVMQKLGPFLGLFILVIIVSILNPSFLEPLNILNLLRQVAINGLIAFGMTFVILTGGIDLSVGAILALSSALVAGMIVSGVDPVLAIILGCIIGAVLGMINGLLITKGKMAPFIATLATMTVFRGLTLVYTDGNPITGLGTNYAFQLFGRGYFLGIPVPAITMVLAFAVLWVLLHKTPFGRRTYAIGGNEKAALISGIKVTRVKVMIYSLAGLLSALAGAILTSRLHSAQPTAGESYELDAIAAVVLGGTSLSGGRGRIIGTLIGVLIIGTLNNGLNLLGVSSFYQLVVKGIVILIAVLLDRKKSA; encoded by the coding sequence ATGAAAACCGAACATCAACCAGAACAAAAACGAATTCACTTCGACGGAGTCATGCAAAAACTCGGCCCGTTTCTCGGTTTATTTATTCTCGTTATCATTGTATCTATTTTAAATCCAAGCTTTCTTGAACCGCTGAATATTTTAAACCTGCTTCGCCAGGTCGCCATTAACGGATTAATCGCGTTCGGCATGACCTTTGTGATTTTAACAGGCGGCATTGATCTTTCCGTCGGCGCTATTCTTGCCCTGTCCAGCGCTTTAGTCGCGGGGATGATTGTATCCGGTGTCGATCCGGTTCTCGCAATCATCCTCGGCTGTATCATTGGTGCCGTCCTCGGCATGATCAACGGACTATTAATCACAAAAGGAAAAATGGCGCCCTTTATCGCCACGCTTGCAACCATGACTGTGTTTCGCGGACTGACGCTTGTGTATACAGACGGAAATCCGATTACCGGACTTGGCACAAACTACGCTTTTCAACTGTTCGGCCGAGGCTATTTCTTGGGCATTCCTGTACCGGCGATTACGATGGTTCTTGCCTTTGCCGTCCTTTGGGTGCTTCTTCATAAAACACCATTCGGACGCCGAACGTACGCAATCGGAGGCAATGAAAAAGCCGCGCTCATTTCAGGCATTAAAGTGACGCGCGTGAAAGTGATGATCTATTCTTTAGCCGGACTTTTATCCGCCCTTGCCGGCGCCATATTGACTTCACGTCTGCATTCAGCCCAGCCGACTGCCGGAGAATCGTACGAACTGGATGCGATCGCGGCGGTTGTCTTAGGGGGAACAAGTCTTTCCGGCGGCCGCGGACGCATTATCGGCACGTTAATCGGGGTGCTGATCATCGGCACACTTAACAACGGGCTCAACCTGCTTGGCGTCTCATCGTTTTATCAGCTGGTAGTCAAAGGGATTGTCATCTTAATCGCGGTATTGTTAGACCGCAAGAAGTCAGCATAG
- the rbsB gene encoding ribose ABC transporter substrate-binding protein RbsB, whose translation MKKAISVILTLSLFLLTACSLEPPQWAKPSNSGNKKEFTIGLSVSTLNNPFFVSLKKGIEKEAEKRGMKVIIVDAQNDSSKQTSDVEDLIQQGVDALLINPTDSSAISTAVESANAVGVPVVTIDRSAEQGKVETLVASDNVKGGEMAAAFIADKLGKGAKVAELEGVPGASATRERGSGFHNIADQKLDVVTKQSADFDRTKGLTVMENLLQGHPDIQAVFAHNDEMALGALEAINSSGKDILVIGFDGNKDALASIKDGKLSATVAQQPELIGKLATEAADNILHGKKVKKSISAPLKLETQK comes from the coding sequence ATGAAAAAGGCGATATCCGTCATTTTAACGTTATCATTGTTTTTATTAACTGCCTGTTCGCTCGAGCCTCCCCAATGGGCAAAGCCGTCAAACTCGGGGAACAAAAAGGAATTCACCATCGGCTTGTCCGTCTCAACGCTTAACAACCCCTTTTTTGTCTCATTAAAAAAGGGCATCGAAAAAGAAGCTGAAAAACGGGGAATGAAAGTTATCATTGTCGATGCACAAAATGATTCATCGAAACAGACGAGTGATGTAGAAGACTTAATTCAGCAAGGTGTCGATGCATTGTTAATTAACCCGACTGATTCATCGGCGATCTCAACGGCAGTAGAATCTGCAAACGCAGTCGGTGTGCCCGTCGTAACTATCGACCGTTCCGCCGAACAAGGAAAAGTCGAAACCCTCGTTGCTTCCGATAACGTGAAAGGCGGTGAAATGGCCGCGGCATTTATCGCTGATAAACTTGGAAAAGGAGCGAAAGTGGCAGAGCTTGAAGGCGTGCCAGGCGCATCTGCCACACGGGAACGCGGCTCAGGATTTCATAACATCGCAGATCAAAAGCTCGACGTTGTCACAAAACAATCAGCTGACTTTGACCGCACCAAAGGCCTGACTGTCATGGAAAACTTGCTGCAGGGACATCCGGATATCCAAGCCGTTTTTGCTCACAATGACGAAATGGCGCTCGGTGCTCTCGAGGCAATTAACAGCTCAGGAAAAGATATTTTAGTAATCGGCTTTGACGGCAATAAAGATGCGCTCGCTTCCATTAAAGACGGAAAGCTCTCAGCCACCGTTGCTCAGCAGCCTGAATTAATCGGTAAACTGGCAACAGAAGCAGCCGATAATATTTTGCACGGAAAAAAAGTGAAAAAATCAATTTCCGCGCCTCTCAAATTAGAAACACAAAAATAA
- a CDS encoding SH3 domain-containing protein gives MNKTTKVLSTLALAAGITAASAGGASTIHAQQPETTVSIDDLYSYPIDSYLVSAEALNVRTKASAASQKADTLHLGDSLKLISFANADWAKVHYKNGKTGFVSTHYIVKAATTVKTKTKTKVYTSADGKSIKTLPADTSVSFLGWSKTKKGGFDFDWVFVDYGGATGYLKTKDLHMTK, from the coding sequence ATGAACAAAACAACAAAGGTATTATCAACACTAGCCCTTGCGGCCGGAATTACGGCGGCTTCTGCAGGCGGCGCAAGCACAATCCATGCACAGCAGCCAGAAACAACTGTAAGCATTGATGATTTATACAGCTACCCGATTGATTCTTATTTGGTGTCAGCAGAGGCGCTAAATGTCAGAACGAAGGCTTCTGCAGCAAGCCAAAAAGCCGATACGCTGCACTTGGGCGACAGCTTAAAACTGATTTCCTTCGCAAACGCCGACTGGGCAAAGGTTCATTATAAAAACGGAAAAACAGGCTTTGTCTCCACTCATTACATTGTAAAAGCAGCTACAACCGTAAAAACCAAAACAAAAACGAAAGTGTATACATCCGCCGATGGAAAAAGCATCAAGACTCTTCCAGCTGACACAAGCGTGTCTTTTTTAGGCTGGAGCAAGACGAAAAAAGGCGGTTTTGATTTTGACTGGGTATTCGTTGATTACGGCGGTGCGACAGGCTATCTGAAAACAAAGGATTTACACATGACAAAATAA